From the genome of Deltaproteobacteria bacterium, one region includes:
- a CDS encoding TlpA family protein disulfide reductase: protein MTIRRLGIVLCVVGILAGIATEVVFAAEVGGKAPAFSAIDEAGKPVTLADFAGKPVLVNVWASWCAPCLQELPEMDKLAARLADTGAVVLAVSIDDKAENGKRMKTKLGLAHLRVAFDPGKTVPKAFGVDAMPSSFVIDGAGVIRHVNRGYQAGDVEKMEAVIRGLLKP, encoded by the coding sequence ATGACCATTCGGCGTCTGGGAATCGTGCTGTGTGTTGTGGGGATTCTGGCCGGCATCGCGACCGAGGTCGTGTTTGCGGCGGAGGTCGGCGGCAAAGCCCCGGCGTTCAGCGCGATCGATGAGGCCGGCAAGCCGGTGACGCTCGCCGACTTCGCGGGCAAGCCGGTGCTCGTCAACGTCTGGGCGAGCTGGTGCGCGCCGTGCCTTCAGGAGCTGCCGGAGATGGACAAGCTCGCGGCGCGTCTCGCCGATACGGGCGCGGTGGTGCTGGCGGTCAGCATCGACGACAAGGCCGAAAACGGAAAGCGGATGAAAACGAAGCTCGGCCTCGCGCACCTGCGCGTCGCGTTCGACCCGGGCAAGACGGTCCCGAAGGCGTTCGGCGTCGATGCGATGCCGTCGAGCTTCGTCATCGACGGCGCGGGCGTAATCCGCCACGTCAACCGGGGCTATCAGGCCGGCGACGTCGAGAAGATGGAAGCCGTCATCCGCGGCCTGCTCAAGCCCTGA
- a CDS encoding YdcF family protein: MNKIEFTLAALLLSFAVGVWACGEAADTAVPASYDDATPAPVDGDELISDNDDEDLDDPAIPDETPPLPALDPSRCADSPPIDFGDIDLGYESLHSDSTLLDKNWYLLTVLMKDKATALAIKNDARARALSAARDQRWRDAVESCGPNVSCLVDSVLWTDADVTAAAKILYDLFADDDRMADPVNDHLRPSGRFELLADDDDAHVLVTAWRETVRTMSNIVLAASGNMTAVDFEIFMREASEEHPELTKFYEPLAWSALGALFAQDRDEAVRYEPMDHGINAPAIARMSKIDWAAYRFIAIVVPGYGPTTLDRPLSPLGGFRCDLAAARYKAGVAPFIVTSGGHVHPEMTPYSEAIEMKKYLMDVHGIPENAILVDPHARHTTTNLRNASRLLLRYGAPATGTALITTDVAQNTYISYLLGGRCLEELGYLPWRRVRQLSMTDSCMTMNPESLHVAPSDALDP; the protein is encoded by the coding sequence ATGAACAAGATCGAATTCACGCTGGCGGCGCTTCTGCTTTCGTTCGCGGTGGGCGTATGGGCCTGCGGCGAAGCGGCGGACACCGCCGTTCCCGCGTCCTACGACGACGCGACCCCCGCGCCCGTGGACGGCGACGAACTGATCTCCGACAACGACGACGAGGATCTGGACGATCCGGCGATCCCCGACGAGACCCCGCCGTTGCCCGCGCTCGATCCGTCGCGCTGCGCCGACTCGCCGCCGATCGACTTCGGCGACATCGATCTGGGCTACGAGTCGCTGCACAGCGATTCGACGCTGCTCGACAAGAACTGGTACCTGCTGACCGTGCTGATGAAGGACAAGGCGACGGCGCTGGCGATCAAGAACGACGCTCGGGCGCGGGCGCTCTCCGCGGCCCGCGACCAGCGTTGGCGCGACGCGGTGGAATCATGCGGCCCAAACGTCTCGTGTCTGGTCGATTCGGTACTGTGGACCGACGCCGACGTCACCGCCGCCGCGAAGATCCTGTATGACCTGTTCGCCGACGACGACCGCATGGCCGATCCGGTGAACGATCACCTGCGTCCCTCGGGCCGATTCGAGCTGCTGGCGGACGACGACGACGCGCACGTGCTGGTCACGGCGTGGCGCGAGACCGTTCGCACGATGAGCAACATCGTGCTCGCGGCGTCGGGGAACATGACGGCGGTGGACTTCGAGATCTTCATGCGCGAGGCGTCCGAGGAGCACCCCGAGCTGACGAAGTTCTACGAGCCGCTCGCGTGGTCCGCACTGGGGGCGCTGTTCGCGCAGGATCGCGACGAGGCCGTACGCTACGAGCCGATGGATCACGGCATCAACGCGCCGGCCATCGCGCGCATGTCGAAGATCGACTGGGCGGCGTACCGGTTCATCGCGATCGTGGTGCCCGGTTATGGCCCGACGACGCTCGATCGGCCGCTGTCGCCGCTCGGCGGGTTCCGCTGCGATCTGGCCGCCGCGCGCTACAAGGCGGGCGTCGCGCCGTTCATCGTCACCTCGGGCGGCCACGTCCACCCCGAAATGACGCCGTACTCCGAGGCGATCGAGATGAAAAAGTACCTGATGGACGTTCACGGAATTCCCGAGAACGCCATCCTCGTCGATCCCCACGCGCGGCACACGACGACGAACCTGCGCAACGCCTCGCGACTGCTTCTGCGCTACGGCGCGCCCGCCACGGGCACCGCGCTCATTACGACCGACGTCGCGCAAAACACGTACATCTCGTACCTGCTCGGCGGGCGATGCCTCGAGGAACTCGGCTACCTGCCGTGGCGGCGCGTGCGCCAGCTCTCGATGACGGATTCGTGCATGACGATGAATCCCGAGTCGCTGCACGTCGCGCCCAGCGACGCCCTCGATCCGTGA